AGTTAAAAAACAAATTAACAAAAGAAAAAGGTACGGCTCAAGAATATTATGAATTAGCTAGTATCTACTCAGAAAAAAAAGTATTTAGTCAAGCCATACCCCTATTTCAAAAATCTCTCAAAGCAGCCGAAGAAGAAGGAGAAGAATCCATTGCTCCTATTTATAACGGATTGGGATATGTTTACTTTGCTCAAGAGCAATATGACTTAGCAATTCGTCAGTACAAAGAAGCCATAAAATTGAACCCAGACTATGTATCAGCTTTAAATAATCTCGGACACGCTTACGAAAAGAAAAAATTGAATGCTCAAGCCTTAGAAATGTATGAAGCAACACTAAAATTAGCACCCAATAACATCGTTGCTAAACGTCGGGCTGAATCCTTACGTCGCTTAGTTTCTATCTAAGCTCAAACCCATACTATATCTCGTTCCCAGTCAGAGACTGGGAATGCTATCACAGAGGCTCTTAAATGTAGAAATTATTGAATTTTTAGGAGAATCAATCTTTGATTTATCTACAGTAGAGGATTTACAAAATTGGTTAAATAATCTCCAGATTTAAATTAAAAATATGACTGATTAACCATTTCAGCGTTTTATAGGGTTAGAAGTTCAGTGATATGTCTATGGTAGGGGCAGGTTGTAGATAAAATTTCGGATATACTGTTAAAATTAAACTTTTTAAGCCCTGTCCCTACTTTGAAGCGTGGTTTTAACTGTCTCCTGTTTTTTCAATGGTTTCAATCACTGCTAACCCTATACTCGAAGCGGCGATTAGCATGATTGGTGCTGCTAAAAAGGCAATGGTAAGCATCTTGAGGGCTTGGTCAAAAAAAATATAGGTGGTCATTTGTTCACCTTCTGAACTGTATACAGCTACTGGTACTATCTAATTTTTCTTCACAGCCAGGTGGCTGAATTCCCAGTAATTGTATCTTAACAAAACTTTAGCTCTTTCATGACATGATGACAAAGTTTTATTAGAGTAAGCCACAAAATAAATGATCCTGTTTTGTCATGCTGAGTGTAGCGTTCGCGGAGCGTGGCGTTAGCCATAGCGAAACGAAACGAAGCATCTCAAGAGTTTTGAGGACTTCCAAATAAAAACACTCAACCACTTAACGCAAAAAATCTATCAAACTCTCATTGCTCCGTGTCCTCTGTGTCTGGATTAGTACGGCTAACGCCACGCTTCGCTAACGTTTATCTGGGTAATTTATTTTTTGGAAGATAAATTCCAAAAAGAAACTAATTTATACAAGTTTGAATAGTAGCAATTACTGATTCAGCCAGACTTGGTAAATCATAACCACCTTCTAAACCAAACATAATTTTTTTGGTTATACCTAAACAGTATTCTGTAAATAAACCAAAATCTTCTGGTTGCAAATTCACACCGGCTAAAGGATCATTGGCATTAGCATCATAACCAGCGCTCACAATCAATAAATCTGGCTGAAAATTGCTTAAAAACGGGAGAATTTTCCTTTCCCACAGGGGTTGATAGACAGTAATATCACTACCAGGAGGGACAGGTAAATTTAACACATTATGATGTGAACCTTGTTGAGAAGCTTTCCCTGTACCGGGATAAGCTGGATATTGGTGGAGAGAAATATAAGCAATTT
The DNA window shown above is from Anabaena sp. WA102 and carries:
- a CDS encoding tetratricopeptide repeat protein codes for the protein MDSNLVIIYLSLFVGLLAFAGVSVFRQVFKTRKLESSLNKLKNKLTKEKGTAQEYYELASIYSEKKVFSQAIPLFQKSLKAAEEEGEESIAPIYNGLGYVYFAQEQYDLAIRQYKEAIKLNPDYVSALNNLGHAYEKKKLNAQALEMYEATLKLAPNNIVAKRRAESLRRLVSI
- a CDS encoding DUF4351 domain-containing protein; amino-acid sequence: MLSQRLLNVEIIEFLGESIFDLSTVEDLQNWLNNLQI